From the Chloroflexus aurantiacus J-10-fl genome, one window contains:
- a CDS encoding FtsX-like permease family protein, with protein MISPRWHKIWRDLRATPTRTILVVLSIAVGVFAFGVILTTRTVIERELRRSFLAIDPASAIITTTTFDDDLVEAVARLPGVAIAEGRRVVPARIQLSAGRWEDALITVLPDDGQRRIGIVRPQAGSWPPPDRALLFERASLSRIGATIGAEVVVELPGIGERTMPIAGTIHDLSTPLAVLTAQSFIYMNEETLRWLGGPTGYNQLYLVVNGDRRDLATIHDMTQAVERLLERSGHPVLQTYVPPPLQHPAEALLPVITVLMTIVGLLALVASSFLSINTISAILNQQTRQLGVMAAIGAGPRTLALMYTATAALFGLLALVLAVPTGLLATQGFAAFLGSQLNIDLPWPLVSGDILLLQIVAGLAVPVLTSLWPIRSALRRPVRVLLSGETAPPPPPRVVTMITRAFGTYLRRPTLLALRNAFRQRARLFRTLIALALGGSVLITVMTQRTSLFTTLEASLSSLNYDLEVQLAHPYRIERVSPLIAAIPAVTRVESTQRALAFPVRPDGTDGEELALRALPADTDFFRPRLSEGRWLAGPGVREVVFSTNILMKEPYLRVGDWVTLSINGHESQWRLVGLIEVFTPPTMPAQAYVDLDAFTTEYGGVGRTDTLRVATIGHDPLSHAAAARAIEQQLTAYDIRLRLIRTMSDERRILEERFNLATGAISIMALIIGTVGVLGLTGTLSINVLERTREIGILRAIGADDDAIRELVITESLTMALLAWLAGVLLSIPMSYALAYNFGKALLNVPLIWSYSLPAIWMWLGVVMIFALVASVLPARAATRMSVREALAYE; from the coding sequence ATGATCAGTCCTCGTTGGCACAAAATCTGGCGCGACCTGCGGGCAACCCCCACCCGCACCATCCTGGTCGTCCTTTCCATCGCGGTAGGCGTCTTCGCCTTCGGCGTCATTCTCACCACGCGCACGGTCATCGAGCGCGAGTTGCGGCGGAGTTTTCTGGCTATTGATCCGGCGAGTGCGATTATCACCACCACTACCTTCGATGACGATCTGGTCGAAGCCGTTGCCCGGTTGCCCGGCGTGGCGATAGCCGAGGGTCGGCGAGTGGTACCGGCCCGCATCCAGCTCAGTGCTGGCCGTTGGGAAGACGCCCTGATCACCGTCTTGCCCGATGATGGTCAGCGGCGGATTGGGATTGTTCGTCCCCAGGCCGGATCATGGCCACCGCCTGATCGAGCGCTGCTCTTTGAGCGTGCTTCGCTATCCCGCATCGGTGCCACCATTGGCGCAGAGGTGGTCGTTGAACTGCCGGGAATTGGCGAACGGACGATGCCGATTGCCGGTACGATCCATGATCTGAGTACGCCGCTGGCCGTTTTAACGGCGCAGTCGTTCATCTACATGAACGAAGAGACGCTGCGCTGGCTGGGTGGCCCGACTGGATACAACCAGTTGTACCTGGTGGTCAACGGTGATCGGCGTGATCTGGCGACGATCCACGACATGACCCAGGCCGTTGAACGCCTGCTTGAGCGCAGCGGGCATCCGGTGTTGCAAACCTATGTGCCACCACCGTTACAGCATCCGGCAGAGGCGCTCTTGCCGGTGATTACCGTCCTGATGACCATTGTCGGCCTGCTGGCGCTGGTTGCCAGTAGTTTTCTCAGTATCAACACGATCAGCGCCATTCTCAATCAGCAGACGCGCCAGCTTGGGGTGATGGCTGCCATTGGCGCCGGGCCGCGCACACTGGCACTCATGTACACGGCAACCGCAGCCTTGTTCGGCCTGCTGGCACTGGTTCTGGCTGTTCCGACCGGTTTGCTGGCAACGCAGGGCTTTGCCGCGTTTTTAGGCAGTCAGTTGAATATCGATCTCCCCTGGCCTCTGGTGAGTGGTGACATCCTGCTGCTTCAGATTGTGGCGGGGCTGGCAGTGCCGGTACTGACCTCGCTCTGGCCGATTCGTAGTGCTTTGCGTCGCCCGGTCCGCGTGTTGTTGAGCGGTGAAACAGCACCGCCACCACCACCGCGAGTGGTTACTATGATCACTCGCGCCTTTGGCACCTACCTTCGCCGGCCAACGCTCCTGGCGCTGCGCAATGCGTTTCGGCAACGGGCCAGGCTGTTCCGCACCTTGATTGCGCTGGCGCTGGGTGGCAGTGTCTTGATTACGGTGATGACGCAACGTACTTCGCTCTTCACCACGCTCGAAGCAAGTCTGTCGAGTCTGAATTACGATCTTGAAGTACAACTGGCGCATCCATACCGGATCGAGCGTGTCAGCCCGCTGATCGCCGCGATCCCGGCGGTGACCAGAGTGGAGAGTACCCAACGCGCTTTGGCCTTTCCGGTTCGTCCCGATGGTACCGATGGCGAGGAGCTGGCGTTGCGGGCGTTGCCGGCGGATACCGATTTCTTCCGTCCCCGCTTGAGCGAAGGGCGTTGGCTGGCCGGGCCAGGGGTGCGCGAAGTGGTCTTCTCGACGAATATCCTGATGAAAGAACCGTACCTGCGCGTCGGTGATTGGGTCACGCTCTCGATCAACGGTCACGAATCGCAGTGGCGTCTGGTTGGTTTGATCGAGGTCTTCACGCCGCCAACCATGCCTGCCCAGGCCTATGTCGATCTCGATGCCTTTACGACCGAATATGGTGGGGTAGGCCGCACCGATACCTTGCGGGTTGCCACCATCGGGCATGATCCCCTCAGCCACGCCGCTGCTGCCAGGGCGATTGAGCAGCAGTTGACAGCGTATGACATTCGTCTGCGCCTGATTCGCACCATGAGCGATGAACGGCGTATTCTGGAAGAGCGCTTTAATCTGGCAACCGGTGCTATCTCGATCATGGCCCTGATTATCGGTACGGTTGGGGTGTTGGGGTTGACCGGTACGCTGAGCATCAATGTCCTTGAACGTACCCGCGAGATTGGCATTTTGCGCGCTATCGGTGCTGATGACGACGCCATCCGCGAACTGGTGATCACCGAGAGCTTGACAATGGCGCTGCTGGCGTGGCTGGCCGGGGTCTTACTCTCCATCCCGATGAGCTATGCGCTGGCCTACAACTTTGGTAAAGCGCTGTTGAATGTTCCCCTGATCTGGAGTTATTCACTCCCGGCGATCTGGATGTGGCTGGGGGTGGTGATGATCTTTGCCCTGGTAGCCAGTGTGTTGCCGGCCCGCGCAGCGACCCGAATGTCGGTGCGTGAGGCGCTGGCTTACGAATAA
- a CDS encoding ATP-dependent RecD-like DNA helicase: MQQLDGTLERITFQSESDGYTVAQLRPLGKRHTVTIVGNLPGVQPGEQLSLEGEWRDHPTHGRQFHVQRYRSRLPATVDGIRRYLGSGLIKGVGPVLAKRITETFGKYTLEVLDREPERLSEVPGLGRKKAVLIAEAWRAQQRIKDLMLLLQDLGLPTGVAVRIYRHYGDDALRVVQQEPYRLADEVDGVGFRTADAIAAGLGIARDDPQRIAAGLRYTLAQASDEGHCYLPAGELTRRAASLLSVTTAAVTDVFTQMVATNQLWRDPIVADPDPDRYPIYLPPLAFAEIGVANAIRRLIQQRSSLAARYAPSRWNLVFAHLAERRGINLSDQQRRAVQTALTTPVMLLTGGPGTGKTTSLRALVMLLQARGYRPLLAAPTGRAARRLSEATGLEARTIHRLLEYGPDGTFRRNAEYPLDCDLLVIDEASMLDIVLANQLLKAIPAGAHLVIVGDADQLPSVGPGRVLGDVIESGVVPRVHLDAIFRQAAGSGIAANARRINEGHLPEWGAHDDFYFFAAATPERCAALTVELVVERIPRRFGFDPRRDIQVLSPTHKGVAGVAALNAALQAALNPPRPGVAEYHSGATIFRVGDRVIQQRNDYDRDVYNGDVGEIVAVDPTGPTVMVRFEDGRTIRYNGLDLDDLTLAYALSVHKSQGSEYPVVVLPLLLSHQPLLQRNLIYTAVTRARQLVVIVGDRRAVEVAIAAANVERRYTGLSIRLGRT, from the coding sequence ATGCAGCAGCTTGACGGCACCCTCGAACGGATCACCTTTCAGAGTGAGAGCGATGGCTACACCGTGGCCCAACTTCGTCCGCTTGGCAAACGTCACACGGTGACAATTGTCGGCAACCTGCCGGGCGTACAGCCCGGTGAACAACTCAGTCTCGAAGGTGAATGGCGCGATCACCCGACCCATGGCCGGCAGTTTCACGTCCAGCGCTACCGGAGCCGTCTGCCAGCCACGGTTGATGGTATTCGCCGCTATCTGGGCAGCGGCTTGATCAAGGGTGTCGGGCCGGTCCTCGCCAAACGGATCACTGAAACCTTTGGCAAGTACACCTTAGAGGTGCTGGATCGCGAACCGGAGCGTCTGAGCGAAGTCCCCGGTCTGGGGCGGAAGAAGGCCGTGCTGATCGCCGAGGCATGGCGGGCGCAGCAGCGTATCAAAGACCTGATGTTACTCCTGCAGGACCTGGGTCTGCCTACCGGGGTTGCCGTTCGTATCTACCGGCATTACGGCGATGACGCTTTGCGAGTGGTGCAACAGGAACCGTACCGTCTGGCCGATGAAGTTGATGGGGTTGGGTTTCGTACCGCTGACGCCATTGCCGCCGGTCTCGGCATTGCCCGCGATGATCCGCAGCGGATCGCTGCCGGGCTGCGTTATACGCTGGCACAGGCTTCCGACGAAGGGCATTGTTACCTGCCCGCCGGTGAACTGACCAGACGCGCTGCCAGCCTGCTTTCAGTGACGACTGCTGCGGTGACGGATGTGTTTACGCAGATGGTGGCAACCAATCAGCTTTGGCGCGATCCAATTGTGGCCGATCCCGACCCTGATCGCTACCCGATCTACCTGCCGCCGCTGGCATTTGCCGAGATTGGGGTTGCCAACGCCATTCGCCGCCTGATCCAGCAACGCTCGTCCCTGGCTGCACGCTATGCACCTAGCCGCTGGAACCTGGTGTTTGCCCATCTTGCCGAACGGCGTGGGATCAATCTCAGCGATCAACAGCGCCGTGCGGTACAGACGGCGCTGACCACACCGGTCATGTTGCTCACCGGTGGGCCGGGGACGGGCAAAACCACCAGCCTGCGTGCGCTGGTCATGCTTTTACAGGCCAGAGGCTATCGTCCGCTGCTGGCGGCACCGACCGGACGGGCAGCCCGGCGCTTGAGCGAGGCGACCGGCCTGGAAGCCCGCACTATTCACCGTCTGCTTGAATATGGCCCTGATGGAACATTTCGCCGCAACGCCGAATATCCCCTCGACTGTGACCTCCTGGTGATCGATGAAGCCAGTATGCTCGATATTGTGCTGGCCAATCAGCTCCTGAAGGCGATCCCAGCCGGTGCGCATCTGGTCATCGTGGGGGATGCCGATCAATTGCCGAGTGTTGGCCCTGGCCGTGTGCTTGGTGATGTGATCGAGAGTGGGGTTGTGCCGCGGGTGCATCTCGATGCGATCTTTCGCCAGGCTGCCGGCAGTGGGATTGCCGCCAATGCGCGACGGATCAACGAAGGCCACCTTCCCGAATGGGGTGCGCACGATGATTTCTACTTCTTTGCAGCTGCAACACCCGAACGGTGTGCGGCGCTGACCGTAGAGCTGGTGGTAGAACGCATCCCGCGTCGGTTTGGATTTGATCCTCGTCGTGATATTCAGGTGCTCAGTCCAACCCACAAAGGGGTGGCCGGAGTTGCGGCCCTCAATGCAGCATTGCAGGCAGCGTTGAACCCACCGCGCCCCGGTGTCGCCGAATACCACAGTGGCGCTACCATCTTTCGGGTAGGGGATCGCGTCATCCAGCAGCGGAACGATTATGATCGGGATGTCTACAACGGTGATGTTGGTGAGATTGTCGCGGTTGATCCCACCGGGCCAACAGTTATGGTGCGCTTTGAGGATGGTCGAACCATCCGTTACAACGGTCTCGATCTCGATGATCTCACCCTGGCTTACGCCCTCAGCGTCCACAAAAGCCAGGGAAGTGAATACCCGGTTGTCGTCCTTCCCCTCCTGCTGTCCCATCAGCCACTGCTGCAACGTAACCTGATCTACACCGCAGTGACCCGCGCTCGCCAGCTTGTCGTGATCGTTGGTGATCGGCGAGCGGTTGAGGTGGCGATTGCCGCAGCCAATGTTGAACGCCGCTACACCGGCCTGAGCATTCGGCTCGGTAGAACCTGA
- a CDS encoding 2-hydroxyacid dehydrogenase: MERTAKPRVFVTRRLPEPAMAILHEHCAVSLWDNVETPIPRDELLRGVAMVEGLLCLITDRIDSEVVAAAPHLRAVSIMAVGYDNIDRAALAARGITLTNTPDVLTETTADLAWALLLAAARRVVEGQKMIERGEWGPWYPLQMVGQDIYGRVLGVVGAGRIGQAVLRRGRGFAMQLRYHNRRRNPTLEAEIGAEYRTLDDLLSESDVVVVTAPLTAETRGMFGAAQFARMKPTSIFVNVARGPLVREDDLVAALRAGRPWAAGLDVFEREPIGPDHPLLTVPNVVLTPHVGSATVTTRLRMATLAAENLVAVLYGRPTPHIVRHE, from the coding sequence ATGGAGCGCACAGCCAAACCTCGTGTCTTTGTTACCCGGCGCCTGCCTGAGCCGGCGATGGCTATTCTCCACGAACACTGTGCTGTATCGCTGTGGGATAACGTGGAAACCCCGATCCCGCGCGATGAATTGTTGCGGGGTGTTGCCATGGTCGAGGGCCTGCTTTGCCTGATTACTGATCGGATTGATAGCGAGGTCGTGGCCGCCGCTCCTCATCTGCGGGCGGTGTCGATTATGGCGGTCGGTTACGACAATATTGACCGGGCTGCGCTGGCCGCACGAGGGATTACGCTCACCAACACGCCCGATGTGTTGACCGAGACAACCGCCGATCTGGCCTGGGCGTTGCTGCTGGCCGCAGCGCGGCGGGTTGTTGAAGGCCAGAAGATGATCGAGCGGGGAGAATGGGGTCCCTGGTATCCGCTCCAAATGGTCGGCCAGGACATCTATGGCCGGGTGTTGGGTGTGGTCGGTGCCGGACGGATCGGGCAGGCGGTGTTGCGGCGCGGGCGCGGGTTTGCGATGCAGTTGCGCTATCACAATCGGCGGCGCAATCCGACCCTCGAAGCCGAGATCGGGGCGGAGTATCGCACGCTGGACGATCTGCTGAGCGAGAGTGATGTGGTCGTGGTAACGGCACCGCTCACCGCCGAGACGCGGGGGATGTTTGGGGCCGCGCAGTTTGCCCGCATGAAGCCAACCTCTATCTTCGTCAACGTGGCGCGTGGGCCGCTGGTGCGCGAAGACGACCTGGTGGCCGCGTTACGCGCCGGCAGGCCATGGGCCGCCGGGCTGGATGTCTTTGAACGCGAGCCAATTGGCCCAGACCATCCACTGCTTACCGTCCCCAATGTGGTGTTGACCCCGCACGTCGGCAGTGCCACAGTGACCACGCGATTGCGCATGGCGACACTGGCCGCCGAAAACCTGGTGGCCGTGCTGTACGGTCGCCCCACACCGCATATTGTGCGTCATGAGTGA
- a CDS encoding LutC/YkgG family protein, with product MSRDQILANIRTSLHANRPQLLAEATRAPHEPPPFVLPPQGDLAEQFVIELTRLEGKAYRVATAEDALDIIERLLEENQASQVIGWDINQIGLPGLSALLSARGVVPAVTNIRGDVRQSRLQELEPVPVCLSGVELAIAESGTMLLRHGPGRHRLASLLAPCHIAIVFEHQLVRGLGEALALLAQRYGDEIFGPTSNLTFITGPSRTADIEMTLSLGIHGPPQVHAILVGKG from the coding sequence ATGAGCCGAGATCAGATTCTTGCCAATATTCGCACCAGTTTGCACGCGAACCGGCCACAGCTTCTGGCCGAAGCCACCCGTGCACCGCATGAACCGCCACCGTTCGTTCTGCCGCCACAAGGCGATCTGGCCGAACAATTTGTCATTGAGCTGACCAGGCTTGAGGGGAAAGCCTACCGGGTCGCTACCGCTGAAGATGCGCTGGACATCATCGAGCGGTTACTGGAAGAGAATCAGGCCAGTCAGGTGATCGGCTGGGACATCAACCAGATCGGTCTACCCGGTTTATCAGCATTACTGAGCGCTCGTGGTGTGGTACCCGCCGTCACGAACATCCGTGGCGACGTTCGGCAGTCGCGCCTGCAAGAGCTGGAGCCGGTACCGGTCTGTCTTTCCGGGGTCGAGCTGGCGATTGCCGAAAGCGGGACGATGCTGCTCCGTCACGGCCCTGGTCGGCACCGGCTGGCATCGTTGCTCGCGCCCTGTCATATCGCGATTGTGTTTGAACACCAACTGGTACGCGGTCTCGGCGAAGCGCTGGCCTTGCTGGCACAGCGCTATGGCGACGAGATTTTTGGCCCTACCAGCAACCTGACCTTCATTACCGGCCCGTCGCGTACCGCCGACATTGAAATGACCCTCTCACTGGGTATTCACGGCCCACCCCAGGTTCACGCCATTCTGGTCGGTAAAGGGTGA
- a CDS encoding GNAT family N-acetyltransferase, giving the protein MRMEITIQAERPDSSDALALIGELEAELEPLYPPESQHGYSVEQLIAAGVAFFVVRVNGEAAGCGGIQFYPDYGELKRMYVRPAFRGMGLAGRLINHLISFAAERQCRLLRLETGILQDAAIRCYEKAGFYRIGPFGPYTDDPLSLFYERPIGAQA; this is encoded by the coding sequence ATGCGTATGGAGATCACCATCCAGGCCGAACGACCTGATAGCAGTGATGCCCTGGCTCTGATCGGTGAACTGGAAGCGGAGCTGGAACCGCTCTACCCACCAGAAAGCCAGCACGGGTATAGCGTTGAGCAGTTGATCGCCGCAGGTGTTGCCTTTTTCGTCGTGCGGGTTAACGGTGAAGCCGCCGGGTGTGGGGGGATTCAGTTCTACCCGGACTACGGCGAACTGAAACGGATGTATGTGCGACCGGCTTTTCGGGGGATGGGGCTGGCCGGTCGGTTGATCAATCATCTAATCAGCTTTGCAGCGGAACGCCAGTGCCGCCTGCTCCGGCTGGAGACCGGTATTTTGCAAGATGCGGCCATCCGGTGTTACGAAAAGGCCGGTTTTTACCGGATTGGCCCTTTTGGCCCGTACACCGATGATCCGCTGTCGCTGTTTTACGAACGCCCGATTGGAGCACAGGCATGA
- a CDS encoding (Fe-S)-binding protein → MTVGRRRVTFFATCIVDQLYPTVGLAAASLLEQQGVAVDVPDDLLCCGQMAFNAGFRDDAYAVAGRTLEVLRGKGDVVLPSGSCAAMIRHLYHELFAHTPFAAAADELAHRTYELSEYLVDVLGVTDVGARFQGRLTYHDACHGLRFLGLGNQARTLLSRVEGAEVVPLPGCDQCCGFGGLFAVKQANISTAMLERKLAAIESTHADVLVTGDVSCMTQIAGGLSRRQSATRARHLAEVLANMIDARQG, encoded by the coding sequence GTGACTGTCGGCCGCCGTCGGGTGACGTTTTTTGCCACATGTATCGTTGATCAATTGTACCCAACCGTTGGACTGGCTGCGGCCAGTTTACTGGAACAGCAGGGGGTAGCGGTTGACGTACCGGATGACCTGCTGTGCTGTGGGCAGATGGCGTTTAATGCCGGTTTCCGTGATGATGCCTATGCGGTTGCCGGGCGCACTCTTGAAGTCTTGCGTGGTAAAGGCGATGTGGTCTTGCCGTCGGGATCGTGTGCGGCGATGATCCGTCATCTCTACCACGAATTGTTTGCCCATACACCGTTTGCTGCCGCTGCCGATGAACTGGCTCACCGCACGTATGAGTTGAGCGAATATCTGGTTGATGTGCTGGGTGTGACCGATGTTGGTGCCCGCTTTCAAGGTCGGCTAACGTACCACGACGCCTGCCACGGCTTGCGTTTTCTGGGTCTGGGCAATCAGGCGCGGACGTTGCTGAGCCGGGTGGAAGGTGCCGAAGTGGTTCCGCTTCCCGGTTGTGATCAGTGTTGCGGGTTTGGTGGATTGTTTGCGGTGAAGCAGGCTAACATTTCAACGGCCATGCTCGAACGCAAACTGGCAGCGATTGAGTCAACTCACGCCGATGTGCTCGTGACCGGCGATGTATCGTGTATGACGCAGATTGCGGGTGGGCTTTCCCGGCGACAAAGTGCGACCCGTGCCCGCCATCTGGCGGAGGTTCTGGCGAATATGATTGATGCACGTCAGGGATGA
- the typA gene encoding translational GTPase TypA, whose translation MIQRTDLRNIAIIAHVDHGKTTLVDAMLKQSRIFRQNQQVEERVLDSNALERERGITILAKNTAVNYRGVKINIVDTPGHADFGGEVERVMNMVDGVLLLVDAVDGPMPQTKFVLRKALQAGHHAIVVVNKIDRPQARPNHVVNETFDLFVDLGATDEQAEFATIYTNALLGHAGRSPLKLHDSLEPLFECILDRIPPPTVDVEGPVQFLVTTSSYDEYKGKILTGRLVRGTIRKGQPLVRIARDGTISPVKVSQIFVYNGLERQEVEQAQAGDIIAIAGISDAAIGDTIADALAPEALPPIKVEEPTVRMTFGVNTSPFAGREGTYVTSRKLRERLFQEMERDVALRVEETDSPDVFIVAGRGELHLGILIETMRREGYEFQVSKPEVIFREAPDGTRLEPMELVEIEVASEYQGVVVELLGKRQGQMRDMRISEDGSVHYVYLVPTRGLLGFRQLFLTATRGTGIMHSIFFGYEPYAGEIEMRANGSLIAAESGVATTYAIHALQDRGVFFITPGQEVYEGMVVGQHIRDNDLEVNVCKEKHLTNMRNNRGAETIRLDAPRQLSLDDAIEYISDDELVEVTPKGWRIRKRLLSSDDRRREKKRRELALSER comes from the coding sequence ATGATTCAGCGAACTGATTTACGGAATATCGCGATTATTGCGCACGTTGACCACGGCAAGACCACCCTGGTCGATGCGATGTTGAAGCAGAGCCGAATCTTCCGCCAGAACCAGCAGGTGGAAGAGCGCGTGCTTGACAGCAATGCGCTGGAACGCGAACGAGGTATCACCATTCTGGCGAAGAACACCGCGGTGAACTACCGCGGCGTGAAGATCAACATCGTCGACACACCCGGCCACGCCGACTTCGGCGGCGAGGTGGAACGGGTGATGAATATGGTTGACGGCGTGCTCCTGCTGGTCGACGCGGTCGATGGCCCGATGCCGCAAACCAAGTTTGTGTTGCGCAAAGCGTTGCAGGCCGGCCACCACGCCATCGTCGTCGTCAATAAGATCGACCGGCCCCAGGCCCGCCCCAACCACGTCGTCAACGAGACGTTCGATCTCTTCGTCGATCTCGGTGCCACCGACGAACAGGCCGAATTTGCCACCATCTACACCAACGCCCTCCTCGGTCACGCCGGTCGTTCGCCGCTCAAGCTACACGACTCGCTGGAACCGCTCTTCGAGTGCATTCTCGACCGCATCCCACCACCAACGGTTGACGTTGAAGGACCGGTGCAGTTCCTCGTCACCACCAGCAGCTACGACGAATACAAGGGCAAGATTCTGACCGGACGACTGGTGCGAGGGACGATCCGCAAAGGCCAGCCACTCGTGCGGATTGCCCGCGATGGTACCATCTCGCCGGTTAAGGTCAGCCAGATTTTCGTCTACAACGGCCTTGAGCGCCAGGAAGTGGAACAGGCCCAGGCCGGCGACATCATCGCCATTGCCGGGATTAGCGATGCGGCTATCGGCGACACCATTGCCGATGCCCTGGCCCCCGAAGCGCTGCCGCCGATCAAAGTCGAAGAGCCGACCGTGCGCATGACCTTCGGCGTCAACACCAGCCCCTTCGCCGGGCGCGAAGGTACTTACGTAACCTCGCGCAAGCTGCGCGAGCGCCTCTTCCAGGAGATGGAGCGCGATGTAGCGCTGCGCGTTGAGGAGACCGACAGCCCCGATGTCTTTATCGTCGCCGGACGGGGTGAGTTGCATTTGGGCATTTTGATCGAGACCATGCGCCGCGAGGGCTACGAGTTTCAGGTCTCGAAACCCGAAGTGATCTTCCGCGAAGCACCGGATGGAACGCGCCTCGAACCGATGGAGCTGGTCGAGATTGAAGTGGCGAGTGAATATCAGGGGGTGGTGGTCGAACTGCTCGGCAAACGCCAGGGGCAGATGCGCGATATGCGAATTTCAGAAGACGGTTCTGTGCATTACGTCTATCTCGTACCGACCCGCGGCCTGCTCGGCTTTCGCCAGCTCTTCCTGACGGCGACACGCGGCACCGGCATAATGCACAGCATCTTCTTCGGCTACGAACCGTATGCCGGCGAGATCGAAATGCGCGCCAACGGCAGCCTGATCGCGGCAGAGAGCGGCGTCGCCACCACCTACGCCATCCACGCCCTGCAAGATCGCGGCGTCTTCTTCATCACCCCTGGTCAAGAGGTGTACGAAGGCATGGTCGTCGGGCAACACATCCGCGACAACGACCTGGAAGTCAACGTCTGCAAGGAAAAGCATCTCACCAACATGCGCAACAACCGTGGCGCCGAAACGATCCGGCTCGATGCGCCGCGCCAGCTCTCGCTTGACGATGCCATCGAATACATCAGCGACGATGAGCTGGTCGAGGTGACACCCAAAGGCTGGCGCATTCGCAAACGCCTGCTCAGCTCCGATGACCGTCGGCGCGAGAAGAAGCGGCGCGAACTCGCCCTCAGCGAACGCTAA
- a CDS encoding sigma-70 family RNA polymerase sigma factor codes for MRNPTTIGRSASDPIVLYLNEIGAEPLLTFEQEQHLAQTMSQGRRAAERLHNEPLLPLAEKQRLIAQVNAGEQARAQLINSNLRLVVSIARRYQGHGLSLLDLIQEGSVGLMRAVDKFDASRGLKFSTYATYWIRQSIGRAIADHSRTVRLPVHLGERLSRLSRLRQELSQQLDREPTLEELAQAAGLSVEQVERAEQAGLAPTSLDEPHTEDGGGALAEILTDPLQPTPFDEVSESMLQADVQHALQQLSPRERSILRLRYGLDGEPMHTLEQIGQRLRLTRERVRQLEHEALRKLRDPSLHPQLQGYVNEE; via the coding sequence ATGAGGAACCCTACCACGATTGGCCGCAGTGCATCTGACCCAATAGTGCTCTACCTGAACGAAATCGGCGCCGAGCCGTTGCTGACCTTCGAGCAGGAACAGCACCTGGCCCAAACTATGAGTCAGGGTCGGCGAGCAGCCGAGCGCTTGCACAATGAGCCACTGCTTCCCCTGGCTGAAAAGCAACGGCTCATAGCCCAGGTCAATGCCGGGGAACAGGCCCGTGCCCAACTGATCAACTCAAACCTGCGTCTGGTTGTGAGCATCGCCCGCCGTTATCAGGGTCACGGCCTGAGCCTGCTCGATCTGATCCAGGAGGGGAGTGTTGGCCTGATGCGCGCCGTTGACAAGTTTGACGCCAGTCGTGGGCTGAAGTTTTCCACCTACGCCACGTACTGGATTCGGCAGAGCATTGGCAGAGCCATTGCTGACCATAGTCGCACCGTGCGCCTCCCCGTTCATCTCGGCGAACGGCTCAGCCGGCTTTCGCGTCTGCGCCAGGAACTCTCGCAACAGCTCGACCGCGAACCAACCCTGGAAGAGCTGGCTCAGGCTGCCGGCCTGAGCGTAGAGCAGGTCGAACGGGCCGAACAGGCCGGTCTGGCGCCGACCTCACTCGATGAACCGCATACCGAAGATGGCGGTGGCGCACTGGCCGAAATCCTGACCGATCCGCTCCAGCCCACCCCCTTCGACGAAGTGAGCGAGAGCATGCTGCAAGCCGATGTCCAGCACGCCCTGCAACAGCTTTCGCCGCGCGAACGCAGCATCCTACGCCTGCGCTACGGCCTGGACGGCGAGCCGATGCACACCCTCGAACAGATCGGACAGCGCCTCCGCCTGACCCGCGAGCGCGTGCGCCAGTTGGAACACGAAGCGCTCCGCAAACTGCGCGATCCATCCCTGCACCCACAATTGCAGGGTTATGTGAACGAAGAATAA